One Capsicum annuum cultivar UCD-10X-F1 chromosome 2, UCD10Xv1.1, whole genome shotgun sequence genomic window carries:
- the LOC124896277 gene encoding uncharacterized protein K02A2.6-like, producing MAEYEACILGLGLAIDMEIQELLVHGDLIHSPPSELHTMTAPWPFVAWGMDVTGIIELKASNGHRFILVVIDYFTKWVEAMTFKSVTKKAVVNFIHSNIICRFGIPKIIVTDNTANLNSYLVQEVCQQFKIMYPNSTPHRPKANGAVEAANKNLKKILCKMVQGSRQWHEKLSFALLGYRTMIRTSIGATLYLLMYGTEAVIPADIEIPSLRVVVEAEIDEDQWVKTSLEQLSLIDEKRLTSVCHGQLYQKRMTQAYNKKVHHRHFEVG from the exons atggcagaatacGAAGCTTGCATTCTGGGATTGGGATTAGCCATTGACATGGAGATCCAAGAACTATTG GTACACGGAGACTTGATACATTCTCCTCCATCTGAGTTACATACAATGACTGCTCCGTGGccttttgtggcttggggaatggacgtAACTGGAATAATTGAACTGAAGGCCtcgaatggacataggttcatcttggtagTCATTGATTATTTCACGAAGTGGGTGGAAGCAATGACTTTTAAGTCAGTGACCAAGAAAGCAGTGGTTAATTTTATTCACTCTAACATCATTTGTCGATTTGGCATTCCGAAGATAATTGTCACTGATAATACTGCAAATCTCAACAGTTATTTAGTGCAAGAAGTGTGCCAAcaatttaagattatgtatcCAAATTCTACTCCTCATCGCCCAAAGGCAAATGGAGCTGtagaagctgccaacaagaacttaaagaaaatactttgCAAGATGGTGCAAGGTTCccgacaatggcatgaaaagttatcTTTTGCTTTGTTGGGTTATCGTACAATGATTCGGACTTCAATTGGTGCAACTCTTTACTTGTTAATGTATGGAACTGAAGCAGTTATACCTGCAGATATTGAGATTCCATCTCTTCGAGTAGTTGTGGAAGCTGAAATTGATGAAGACCAATGGGTCAAGACTAGTTTGGAGcaattaagcttgattgatgaaaaaagattgACATCAGTATGTCATGGACAACTATACCAGAAGAGAATGACACAAGCATATAATAAAAAGGTGCATCAcagacattttgaagttggttaG